The Kosmotoga arenicorallina S304 genome contains a region encoding:
- a CDS encoding alcohol dehydrogenase catalytic domain-containing protein, translated as MKAVFIEKPYKIVIKELDGPSKKQGETLIEVLACGICGTDLKIFKGETLATYPLVPGHEIVGKVVDSEEFEKGMLVTVDPNKSCGKCEYCREGKVNLCKNLSAVGVTRAGGFAEFLSVDDSLVYPLTPNISIKTAVFAEPLSCIINGFNVSGFNYVSDMAVIGGGPIGAIVAMLAKRFSVGKTVIAETNSKRRDFLESNFALETTDYLDPNKHLFDVVFDCTGNPKGIEIAASLTKMGGSTVVFGVTAKGAKSSLEAFEVYRKELRITGSFINPFTMSKAVKILNSGEFNFDPLVTKELSLEETVSHINGDKTAEMKAVWINS; from the coding sequence ATGAAAGCTGTATTTATTGAAAAACCATACAAAATAGTCATCAAAGAACTTGATGGCCCATCGAAAAAGCAAGGAGAAACTCTTATAGAAGTTCTGGCATGCGGGATTTGTGGTACAGATTTGAAGATTTTCAAAGGCGAAACGCTGGCAACTTATCCTCTCGTACCCGGGCATGAGATTGTAGGAAAAGTTGTGGATTCGGAAGAGTTCGAAAAGGGCATGCTTGTAACAGTTGATCCCAACAAATCCTGTGGTAAGTGTGAATATTGCCGTGAAGGAAAAGTGAACCTCTGCAAAAATCTCTCTGCTGTTGGCGTTACAAGAGCTGGAGGATTTGCTGAATTTTTAAGTGTTGACGATAGTCTGGTATACCCGCTAACACCTAACATATCGATAAAAACAGCTGTATTCGCTGAACCTCTTTCCTGTATTATTAATGGTTTCAATGTTTCCGGCTTTAATTATGTTTCAGATATGGCAGTTATCGGTGGCGGGCCCATAGGTGCCATTGTGGCAATGTTAGCTAAAAGATTTTCCGTAGGGAAAACAGTAATAGCAGAAACAAACAGCAAAAGGCGAGATTTTCTTGAAAGCAACTTCGCATTAGAAACCACTGATTACCTCGACCCAAACAAACATCTTTTCGATGTGGTTTTCGACTGCACAGGAAACCCAAAAGGGATTGAAATTGCCGCTTCTTTGACCAAAATGGGTGGAAGCACAGTGGTTTTTGGAGTAACAGCAAAAGGGGCAAAATCCTCTTTGGAAGCCTTTGAAGTTTACAGAAAAGAGTTGAGGATAACCGGCTCTTTCATCAACCCTTTCACCATGTCAAAAGCCGTAAAAATCCTCAATTCAGGGGAATTCAACTTCGATCCTTTGGTAACAAAGGAACTGTCTCTGGAAGAAACGGTTAGCCATATCAATGGGGATAAAACCGCTGAAATGAAAGCAGTATGGATTAATTCCTGA
- a CDS encoding MFS transporter has translation MKKDTQFVKFASYGFLKNLRFFEPFIILFFREQGLSFLQIGTLFSVREIAINFMELPTGIIADLYGRRISMVLSMVSYIVSFLSFYFFPNFYVYIGSMVLFALGEAFRTGTHKAMILEYLRLTGQEDKKVEYYGATRSFSQLGSAINSLIAAALVFYSGTYKMVFLVAVVPYIINLLNLATYPKALDGDIKKTSKEESIKAFFQIFKHRYSLKGLFNSALFDSFYKTVKEYLQPILESTALALPLFTFLSTQKRTSIVVGLVYFVLYLLTSYASRSAWKVSKLFGSKEKALNITYILGAFAIILAGVFDSGTLRIVSILLFILLFVVENARRPMNIAYLSDTIAHTTMASGLSAESQLKTLIGAALAPILGLLADKFSVGMALVIMGLGMLSLYIPAKLKQIDDQSASNAKSSS, from the coding sequence TTGAAAAAGGATACGCAGTTTGTGAAATTTGCAAGCTACGGCTTTCTTAAAAATCTCAGGTTCTTTGAGCCCTTTATTATCCTCTTTTTCAGGGAACAGGGTCTCTCTTTTTTACAAATAGGAACCCTCTTTTCGGTGAGAGAAATAGCTATAAACTTCATGGAACTGCCTACAGGGATTATCGCTGACCTTTACGGCAGGCGCATTTCCATGGTGCTTTCGATGGTTTCATACATTGTATCCTTTTTGTCTTTTTACTTTTTCCCTAATTTTTACGTGTATATTGGCTCTATGGTATTATTTGCCCTTGGAGAGGCTTTCAGGACAGGAACACACAAAGCGATGATTCTGGAATATCTGCGCCTTACCGGTCAGGAAGACAAAAAAGTCGAATACTATGGTGCCACAAGGTCTTTTTCTCAGCTGGGTTCTGCAATAAATTCCCTTATAGCAGCAGCACTGGTGTTTTACAGCGGAACATATAAGATGGTCTTTCTTGTTGCTGTTGTTCCCTACATTATCAACCTGCTGAATCTTGCTACGTATCCTAAAGCTCTTGATGGGGATATCAAAAAAACCTCCAAAGAGGAATCCATAAAGGCTTTCTTTCAGATCTTCAAACACCGCTACTCGCTAAAAGGGCTATTCAACTCAGCTCTTTTTGACTCTTTCTACAAAACAGTAAAAGAATATCTTCAGCCAATTCTCGAAAGTACAGCTCTGGCATTGCCACTCTTTACATTCCTTTCAACCCAGAAGCGCACATCCATCGTAGTGGGGTTAGTGTATTTCGTTCTGTATTTGCTTACAAGCTATGCTTCAAGAAGCGCCTGGAAAGTTTCAAAGCTCTTTGGAAGCAAAGAAAAGGCTCTCAATATTACCTACATACTTGGGGCTTTTGCGATAATCTTAGCAGGGGTCTTTGATAGCGGCACGTTAAGAATCGTATCTATTCTGCTCTTTATCTTGCTCTTTGTTGTTGAAAACGCAAGGCGGCCTATGAACATAGCTTATCTAAGCGACACCATTGCGCATACTACAATGGCTTCGGGGCTTTCTGCCGAATCACAGCTAAAAACTCTAATTGGAGCTGCACTCGCTCCTATATTAGGGCTTCTGGCGGACAAATTCAGCGTTGGTATGGCTCTGGTTATAATGGGGCTTGGAATGCTGTCGTTATATATCCCTGCAAAGCTAAAACAGATAGATGATCAATCGGCAAGCAATGCGAAAAGTTCATCATAA
- the glpK gene encoding glycerol kinase GlpK, which translates to MGYVLTIDQGTSSTRAILFDEELYQVAVAQEEFEQIYPKPGWVEHNPNDIVLTAMSCIEKAVKDARISFKEIEAIGITNQRETVVAWDAESGKALYNAIVWQCRRTSNRAEELKKSHEELIHSKTGLRPDPYFSATKMEWMLENVQEVKAAAERGTLRFGTIDSWLIWNLTPEKMHITDYSNASRTMLFNINELDWDQELLDLFSIKREFLPKVVDSSAQLCSSIYGPIIGGIAGDQQASLFGQSAFNPGDMKCTYGTGSFLLMNTGNAPKFSRNGLLTTIGWKIKNEITYAVEGSIFASGALVKWLRDGLGIISTAEETETLAKQAENNGGVYFSGALAGLGAPYWDSTARGLFVGLTRGTTKAHIVRAVLEYVAFRTRDIVELMEKETGIKIKRLLVDGGMTRNNFLMDLQSRILGIPVDRSLIKETTALGAAMLAGIAVGLWDESSLKDKRKTEIEFTPKGREMEEEYHRWKEAIKRSMNWET; encoded by the coding sequence ATGGGTTACGTTCTAACAATCGATCAGGGGACTAGCAGCACCAGGGCAATACTTTTCGACGAAGAACTCTATCAGGTCGCGGTAGCGCAGGAAGAATTTGAGCAGATTTATCCAAAGCCCGGATGGGTCGAGCACAACCCCAATGATATAGTTCTTACCGCCATGTCCTGCATCGAAAAAGCGGTAAAAGATGCACGGATTTCTTTCAAAGAAATTGAAGCCATAGGCATTACAAACCAGAGAGAAACTGTGGTTGCATGGGATGCTGAAAGCGGTAAAGCTCTTTACAACGCAATTGTATGGCAATGCAGGCGGACAAGCAACCGAGCTGAAGAATTGAAAAAAAGCCATGAAGAACTAATTCATTCAAAAACCGGGCTAAGACCCGATCCTTATTTTTCGGCAACTAAAATGGAATGGATGCTCGAAAATGTTCAAGAAGTGAAAGCCGCAGCAGAGCGAGGAACTCTAAGATTCGGCACGATAGATTCATGGTTAATCTGGAATTTAACGCCAGAAAAGATGCACATTACCGATTATTCGAACGCTTCGAGAACCATGCTCTTTAACATAAATGAGCTTGACTGGGATCAGGAATTGCTTGATTTGTTTTCTATAAAACGTGAGTTCCTGCCAAAAGTGGTGGACTCTTCTGCACAGCTTTGCAGTTCTATCTATGGTCCTATTATCGGGGGAATAGCAGGTGACCAGCAGGCTTCTCTTTTTGGTCAAAGCGCTTTTAACCCCGGAGACATGAAATGCACTTACGGAACGGGGTCTTTCCTTCTGATGAACACAGGAAATGCACCGAAATTCTCCAGAAATGGGCTCCTGACGACTATTGGCTGGAAGATAAAAAACGAGATTACCTATGCTGTGGAGGGGTCTATCTTCGCATCGGGAGCACTTGTCAAATGGCTAAGAGATGGCCTGGGAATAATATCAACGGCTGAGGAAACTGAAACACTTGCAAAACAAGCAGAAAACAATGGTGGGGTATACTTTTCTGGTGCTCTTGCAGGGCTGGGTGCACCTTATTGGGATTCAACAGCTCGCGGGTTGTTCGTGGGATTAACTCGCGGAACGACAAAAGCCCATATTGTAAGGGCCGTTTTAGAATACGTTGCTTTCAGGACGAGAGACATAGTGGAACTCATGGAAAAGGAAACTGGCATAAAAATAAAGAGGTTACTGGTAGATGGAGGCATGACACGCAATAATTTTCTCATGGATTTGCAATCAAGAATACTGGGAATTCCGGTAGATAGGTCCTTGATTAAGGAGACAACGGCTCTTGGGGCTGCTATGCTCGCCGGAATCGCAGTGGGACTCTGGGATGAATCATCTCTGAAAGACAAAAGAAAGACAGAGATAGAATTCACACCAAAGGGTCGGGAAATGGAGGAAGAATATCACAGGTGGAAAGAAGCGATAAAAAGATCTATGAACTGGGAAACATAG
- a CDS encoding YjjG family noncanonical pyrimidine nucleotidase, with amino-acid sequence MKYSIVYFDLDHTLFDFDRTERESLEVVLENASVEATPEMIKRYKEINATLWSEFSGGKYTKEFIAVERFKRFFSEFKVNRISPEEASTLFVKELSKRGYFLPGAEDFLKKLKEAGQRMAVITNGIKKVQESRKQVAKLERFFEFLLTSEEAGKPKPFPDIFHLAASKSGVPLEESVYVGDNLETDYAGAKNAGINFILYQPEPVEKTSGLDLKVARNYDELFALLAD; translated from the coding sequence TTGAAATACAGTATTGTATATTTTGATCTTGATCACACACTTTTTGATTTTGACAGGACCGAGAGAGAATCACTTGAGGTTGTTTTGGAGAACGCATCTGTGGAAGCGACACCAGAGATGATCAAGAGGTATAAAGAGATAAATGCAACGTTATGGAGCGAGTTTTCAGGCGGAAAATACACCAAAGAGTTCATAGCTGTTGAACGTTTCAAGAGGTTTTTCAGTGAGTTCAAAGTTAACAGGATTTCGCCGGAAGAAGCGAGCACCTTGTTTGTTAAAGAGCTTTCGAAGAGAGGTTATTTCCTGCCCGGAGCCGAAGATTTTCTCAAAAAGCTGAAAGAAGCAGGCCAAAGAATGGCGGTTATTACTAACGGCATTAAAAAAGTTCAGGAAAGCAGAAAACAAGTAGCTAAGCTGGAGCGTTTTTTTGAATTTTTGTTGACTTCAGAAGAAGCAGGAAAGCCCAAACCTTTCCCGGATATTTTTCATCTGGCCGCCAGTAAAAGCGGGGTTCCTCTTGAGGAGTCTGTGTATGTTGGTGACAATCTCGAAACGGATTATGCTGGTGCGAAAAATGCTGGAATTAATTTTATCCTCTATCAGCCAGAGCCTGTTGAAAAAACCAGCGGTCTCGATTTAAAGGTAGCTAGAAATTATGATGAACTTTTCGCATTGCTTGCCGATTGA
- the yihA gene encoding ribosome biogenesis GTP-binding protein YihA/YsxC: protein MLIKSVELYKTVFKPGDYPEPKEREIAFVGRSNVGKSTLLNAIFRRGLAHTSSTPGKTRSVNFYLINSKHFFVDLPGYGYAKASHQEIKRWQALITDYFKSRPNLNLIALLLDSRHNLQKKDLEMLQWIQYYSIPFVAVLTKTDKLSGNQLSKMLNSFRKELETWGSPLIVPVSAKTRKGISELINILFGK from the coding sequence GTGCTCATAAAATCCGTTGAATTGTACAAAACAGTGTTCAAACCCGGAGATTACCCAGAGCCTAAAGAGCGTGAAATAGCTTTTGTAGGAAGGTCAAACGTGGGAAAATCCACCCTCCTGAATGCTATATTCAGGAGGGGGCTTGCCCACACAAGCTCAACTCCAGGGAAAACACGTTCTGTAAACTTCTACTTGATCAACTCAAAACATTTTTTTGTCGATTTACCGGGTTATGGTTATGCAAAGGCTTCCCATCAGGAAATTAAGCGCTGGCAAGCGTTAATTACAGATTACTTCAAATCAAGGCCAAATCTGAATCTTATTGCTCTGTTGCTGGACTCCAGGCACAATCTTCAAAAAAAAGATCTGGAGATGCTCCAGTGGATTCAGTATTATTCTATTCCCTTTGTCGCTGTTCTCACGAAGACAGACAAACTCTCAGGAAATCAGCTCTCAAAGATGTTAAATAGTTTCAGGAAAGAATTAGAGACATGGGGCTCTCCGCTTATCGTGCCCGTTTCCGCCAAAACAAGAAAAGGGATCTCTGAATTGATAAATATACTTTTTGGAAAATAG
- a CDS encoding M20 metallopeptidase family protein: protein MIALKRNALPIELRHRLHMYPEGGHKEFKTKSILLQFIGDLNCEELKIYEILETAILVEYTSNAGKPYALFRADMDALPIEEKTGVEFHSRHRGWMHACGHDVHMAVLYGLIQRVCKNLPDRNALFLFQPAEEGPGGAKPILETGIFEGYDISAAYALHVNAEFDLGTVASKEGVIFASPTEFEVVFRGKSAHGSTPYKGKDTILPAAQFVQSLYASLPMILSKDAPHVLSIGKIAGGQRKNIIADYTELEGTYRVMRMSDKDKIDTLMARLVKELSDFWGIDGSLNFLAHYPTVVNSKKLVEKLKAVARKSGLKFIKCEPKLTGEDFGFFSHKYPSLLYWLGCGTEGMRHDLHTPEFLPSDEVIEEGIMCMYNLLSGGE from the coding sequence GTGATTGCCCTGAAAAGAAACGCGCTTCCAATTGAATTAAGGCACAGACTCCATATGTATCCTGAAGGCGGGCACAAGGAATTCAAAACGAAGAGCATACTGTTACAGTTTATTGGCGATCTAAATTGTGAAGAATTAAAGATTTACGAAATACTCGAAACCGCCATTTTGGTCGAATACACATCAAATGCAGGTAAGCCTTATGCGCTTTTCAGGGCTGACATGGATGCCCTTCCAATTGAAGAAAAAACCGGTGTGGAATTTCATTCAAGGCATAGAGGCTGGATGCACGCTTGTGGTCACGATGTACACATGGCCGTGCTTTATGGACTTATACAAAGAGTTTGCAAAAACCTCCCTGATAGAAATGCGCTATTTCTCTTTCAGCCGGCAGAAGAAGGGCCGGGAGGGGCAAAGCCAATTTTAGAAACGGGTATTTTTGAAGGTTATGATATAAGCGCTGCTTATGCTTTGCACGTCAACGCGGAATTTGACCTGGGCACTGTCGCTTCAAAAGAAGGAGTAATTTTTGCGAGCCCAACGGAATTTGAAGTTGTCTTTCGTGGAAAATCCGCACATGGTTCAACGCCTTACAAAGGCAAGGATACTATATTGCCCGCTGCTCAGTTTGTTCAGAGCCTTTATGCTTCTCTGCCCATGATTCTTTCAAAGGATGCGCCTCATGTGCTTAGTATAGGGAAAATCGCCGGCGGGCAGAGAAAAAACATCATAGCTGACTATACGGAGCTTGAAGGCACGTACAGAGTAATGAGAATGTCTGACAAGGACAAAATCGATACACTTATGGCGCGCCTTGTGAAAGAGCTTTCTGATTTCTGGGGTATCGATGGAAGTTTAAATTTTTTGGCGCATTATCCAACCGTTGTAAATTCTAAAAAGCTCGTAGAAAAATTAAAAGCGGTCGCCAGAAAAAGTGGTTTAAAGTTCATCAAGTGTGAGCCGAAGCTGACAGGTGAGGATTTTGGATTTTTCAGCCACAAATATCCCTCACTTCTATACTGGTTAGGATGTGGAACAGAAGGGATGCGCCATGACCTGCATACACCGGAATTTTTGCCATCAGATGAGGTTATAGAAGAAGGTATAATGTGCATGTATAATTTGCTTTCAGGCGGGGAGTGA
- a CDS encoding 3'-5' exonuclease: protein MKTLEFVVIDTETTGLSPYKGAKLIEVAGMVVDKDWNIREDMAFHSMINPGVPVPIFITKLTGINNRMVKDAPSAEEVLPEFFRFISGRVLVIQNAPFDLSFLNYYAEKLDLPRITNPVIDTIRLSRKLFSGRHNLDLILARLNILAEDRHRALGDVILTAKAFVKMAAMIGEEEIFKLASRKAFHGKPRS from the coding sequence GTGAAAACTCTGGAATTTGTTGTGATCGATACTGAAACCACCGGATTGAGCCCTTATAAGGGAGCAAAGCTCATAGAAGTTGCCGGAATGGTGGTTGACAAAGACTGGAACATCAGGGAAGATATGGCCTTTCATTCAATGATTAATCCCGGGGTTCCCGTGCCTATTTTCATCACAAAGCTAACAGGAATTAACAATCGTATGGTAAAAGATGCCCCTTCAGCTGAAGAGGTATTACCTGAATTTTTCCGCTTTATATCAGGGCGTGTGCTCGTTATTCAAAACGCCCCTTTTGACCTCTCCTTCCTGAATTACTATGCAGAAAAACTTGATTTGCCGAGAATTACAAACCCAGTTATAGATACCATCAGGCTTTCAAGAAAACTTTTCAGTGGCAGGCACAATCTTGATCTCATTCTTGCAAGGCTCAATATCCTTGCAGAGGACAGGCATAGGGCACTTGGGGATGTAATTTTAACAGCAAAGGCTTTTGTGAAAATGGCAGCCATGATAGGGGAGGAAGAAATCTTCAAATTGGCTTCTCGAAAAGCATTTCACGGAAAACCCAGATCATAA
- the tsaE gene encoding tRNA (adenosine(37)-N6)-threonylcarbamoyltransferase complex ATPase subunit type 1 TsaE, with translation MERSDKKIYELGNIDEITLRKIGKLLGLNLTGGEILLLYGNLGTGKTTFVKGLAEGMGIAPDYVRSPTFTLVNMYPGPRLQLIHADFYRLDSEDEIEDLGFEELLDENSILAIEWPEKLKISRTETLKICLYYENELKRKLKIETHSERLTHILAEILSDLKRDKDKTHSTDRR, from the coding sequence GTGGAAAGAAGCGATAAAAAGATCTATGAACTGGGAAACATAGACGAAATAACTTTAAGAAAAATAGGCAAACTCCTGGGATTAAACCTTACAGGCGGAGAGATTTTGCTACTTTATGGGAATCTCGGAACAGGCAAAACCACTTTTGTGAAAGGGCTGGCTGAGGGCATGGGCATTGCTCCTGATTATGTAAGAAGCCCCACTTTCACGCTTGTTAACATGTATCCCGGCCCCCGGTTACAGCTCATTCATGCTGATTTTTACAGACTCGATAGTGAAGATGAAATAGAGGATTTGGGGTTTGAGGAATTGCTCGATGAAAATTCAATTCTCGCTATTGAGTGGCCTGAAAAGCTAAAGATTTCAAGAACAGAAACGCTAAAAATATGTCTATACTATGAGAATGAGTTGAAAAGAAAACTGAAAATAGAAACTCACTCGGAAAGGCTCACCCATATCCTGGCTGAGATTCTTTCAGACCTTAAAAGGGACAAAGACAAAACTCATAGCACTGATAGGAGGTGA
- a CDS encoding DUF362 domain-containing protein, producing the protein MTRVIIKRCPDYSFVKEKLQESFENLGIENLFTRGEKVLLKPNLLTGREPEAAVTTHPLFLSAVIELFQDMGLRLSVGDSPVSGNTRKAAAKSGIEEVCKKYGVELVTFTDPKKSETSYNTRREFKIAKQVLEADSVVNLPKLKTHSLMTLTLAVKNTFGCIVGSGKQLWHIKAVSRESFAKMLIELHEIINPKLNILDGVVGMHGNGPANGKAVNFGIVAVSKNGFALDDAISQLYEVPAEMVPTIFYARRLGITPKYELQGDSPKPIHLKLPDGIRLISKSSLLSRLVSRVPFIDGRNCIRCKECEMRCPASAISIEKQKIDYSKCIKCYVCHEVCQYDAIKLKRKFILQG; encoded by the coding sequence ATGACCAGAGTGATAATTAAGCGCTGTCCGGATTATTCATTCGTAAAGGAAAAGCTCCAGGAAAGTTTTGAAAATCTGGGGATTGAAAACCTTTTTACAAGGGGTGAAAAAGTTCTTCTGAAACCGAATTTGCTAACCGGGAGAGAGCCTGAAGCCGCTGTAACTACACATCCCCTTTTTCTTTCAGCAGTTATAGAGCTCTTTCAGGATATGGGATTGCGTTTATCTGTTGGCGATAGCCCTGTAAGTGGCAACACCCGGAAAGCTGCTGCTAAAAGCGGCATCGAAGAGGTCTGCAAAAAATATGGGGTTGAACTTGTAACGTTCACCGATCCCAAAAAATCAGAAACCTCTTACAATACCCGGAGAGAATTCAAAATAGCCAAGCAGGTGCTGGAGGCGGATTCCGTTGTAAATCTGCCAAAGTTGAAAACGCATTCACTCATGACTTTAACTCTGGCAGTGAAAAATACTTTTGGTTGTATAGTGGGTTCGGGAAAGCAGCTCTGGCATATAAAGGCAGTTTCAAGGGAAAGCTTCGCGAAGATGCTTATTGAGCTTCATGAAATTATAAATCCGAAGTTAAACATTCTCGATGGTGTAGTAGGAATGCATGGAAATGGACCTGCCAATGGGAAAGCGGTAAACTTTGGAATCGTCGCAGTCAGCAAAAACGGGTTCGCTCTGGATGATGCCATTTCTCAGCTGTACGAGGTCCCCGCTGAAATGGTCCCGACGATTTTTTATGCCAGAAGGCTGGGAATTACTCCGAAATATGAATTGCAAGGAGATTCTCCAAAACCAATACATTTAAAGCTTCCTGATGGAATCCGGTTAATAAGCAAATCTTCTTTGCTTTCAAGATTAGTATCAAGAGTTCCTTTCATTGACGGAAGAAATTGCATCAGGTGCAAAGAATGCGAAATGCGATGTCCTGCTTCAGCTATTTCAATTGAGAAACAGAAGATTGATTATTCAAAATGCATAAAATGCTACGTTTGTCATGAGGTTTGCCAATACGACGCAATAAAGCTGAAAAGGAAATTTATTTTACAGGGGTGA
- the lon gene encoding endopeptidase La codes for MSQKFQILEEAASGSDKKVAIPKILPAIATRTNMLIYPSAVMPLYVGREKSLTALEESIAKFNQLLFLVSQKDIKEENPSADDLYKVGTVVKIVQLMKMPDGNYKILVEGLVRAKTVEVIEQERAFMLKVEVMKPRFKATKTLEALIRKVRELALKYVNLSRRFPDEATLALDDTSNPDKFADFVASILPLKLEEKQALLEEVSPRKRLELLMELLTREVEILSLEEELERRVKEKIEQNQKEYYLREKMRAIQEELEGEEDAEIKELKEMLATGKYPKEVIEKAEHEIARLEKMSPYSAEATVIRTYLDWILKLPWYEETGDNIDILKVRKFLDKNHYGLEDVKERILEFLAARKFSENLRAPILCLVGPPGVGKTSLGRSIAESMGRKFGRISLGGMRDEAEIRGHRRTYVGALPGRIIQTISKLGVKNPVIVLDEVDKMGISFQGDPASALLEVLDPEQNSSFTDHFLELPFDLSKVLFVTTANVLYTIPPALLDRMEVIEIAGYTDTEKLHIAKDYILPKLYEEYSLNNKKVSITQSAIKRIIREYTREAGVRKLDRSLAKVIRRAALRLSEGAKSVKVSIKNLEEFLGVPRFADSDFRKKPEVGVVTGLAWTAVGGEIMYIEVLPVPGGKGKFITTGQLGDVMKESAQIALSLARKECNQKKYNGFFENTDFHIHVPEGAVPKDGPSAGITLLTAIISAVTKRPVRHDVAMTGEITLRGKVLPIGGLKEKLMAAYRAGIKTVILPKANKKDLEKVPDEIKGALKFVFVNEVDEVLKEALI; via the coding sequence GTGAGTCAAAAATTCCAGATACTCGAAGAAGCCGCAAGCGGTTCAGACAAGAAAGTGGCTATACCTAAAATCTTGCCCGCAATAGCCACAAGAACAAACATGCTTATATACCCATCAGCAGTGATGCCGCTGTACGTGGGACGCGAAAAATCCCTCACCGCTCTGGAGGAGTCTATTGCAAAATTCAACCAGCTGCTCTTTTTGGTTTCGCAGAAAGATATAAAAGAAGAAAATCCGTCCGCCGATGACCTGTACAAAGTCGGGACAGTGGTAAAAATTGTTCAGCTCATGAAAATGCCCGATGGGAACTACAAGATATTGGTTGAAGGATTGGTAAGGGCAAAAACCGTGGAGGTCATAGAGCAAGAAAGGGCTTTTATGTTAAAGGTTGAAGTAATGAAACCGAGGTTCAAAGCCACCAAAACTCTTGAAGCCCTTATAAGGAAAGTAAGAGAGCTTGCTTTGAAATATGTCAACCTTAGCAGGCGCTTTCCGGATGAGGCGACGCTTGCCTTAGACGATACCTCAAACCCGGATAAATTCGCTGACTTCGTAGCTTCTATCCTCCCCTTAAAGCTCGAAGAGAAACAAGCATTGCTGGAAGAGGTTTCGCCACGAAAAAGGCTGGAATTGTTAATGGAACTTCTCACTCGTGAAGTCGAAATACTTTCGCTTGAAGAAGAACTCGAGCGGAGGGTCAAAGAAAAAATCGAACAGAACCAAAAAGAGTATTACCTCAGGGAAAAAATGAGAGCCATTCAGGAAGAGCTCGAAGGCGAGGAAGACGCCGAAATAAAAGAGCTCAAAGAGATGCTCGCAACAGGGAAGTATCCAAAGGAGGTAATCGAAAAAGCGGAACATGAAATCGCAAGGTTGGAAAAGATGTCTCCATATTCAGCAGAGGCAACCGTAATAAGAACCTACCTCGATTGGATACTAAAGCTCCCATGGTACGAGGAAACCGGCGACAATATCGATATCCTGAAAGTAAGGAAATTCCTCGATAAGAATCATTACGGGCTCGAGGATGTCAAAGAACGCATTCTTGAATTTTTGGCTGCAAGAAAGTTCTCTGAAAATCTAAGAGCGCCCATACTCTGCCTTGTAGGGCCACCGGGTGTGGGGAAAACCTCCCTTGGAAGGTCTATCGCTGAATCAATGGGCAGAAAATTCGGAAGGATCTCTCTGGGCGGCATGCGCGATGAGGCTGAAATCAGAGGACATCGCAGAACATATGTGGGAGCTCTACCGGGAAGGATTATCCAGACAATAAGCAAACTCGGTGTAAAAAATCCAGTAATCGTACTAGATGAAGTGGATAAAATGGGCATCAGCTTTCAAGGCGACCCGGCATCGGCTCTCCTTGAAGTACTTGACCCTGAGCAAAATAGCAGCTTTACTGACCACTTTCTTGAGCTGCCCTTTGACCTATCGAAGGTTCTCTTTGTAACCACAGCAAATGTGCTTTATACAATACCGCCTGCTTTACTGGACAGAATGGAAGTAATCGAGATCGCGGGTTACACTGATACCGAAAAATTACATATCGCCAAAGACTATATTCTTCCAAAGCTTTATGAAGAGTACTCTCTCAACAACAAAAAGGTGAGTATCACTCAGAGCGCTATAAAGAGAATTATCCGTGAATACACAAGGGAAGCTGGTGTCCGGAAACTTGACAGGAGCCTTGCAAAGGTTATAAGGCGTGCAGCTTTAAGACTTTCAGAAGGTGCCAAAAGCGTAAAAGTTAGCATAAAGAACCTTGAAGAATTCCTTGGAGTCCCACGGTTTGCTGATAGCGACTTTAGAAAAAAACCGGAGGTCGGTGTTGTTACAGGGCTTGCCTGGACAGCTGTTGGTGGTGAAATCATGTATATAGAAGTCCTGCCTGTGCCGGGTGGAAAAGGCAAATTCATCACAACAGGTCAACTTGGAGATGTAATGAAAGAATCTGCTCAAATAGCCCTCAGCCTTGCACGCAAAGAGTGTAACCAGAAGAAATACAACGGGTTTTTTGAAAACACCGATTTCCATATACATGTGCCCGAAGGCGCTGTCCCAAAAGATGGGCCTTCGGCAGGAATAACATTGCTGACCGCAATAATTTCAGCTGTGACTAAACGTCCTGTAAGGCATGATGTTGCCATGACGGGTGAAATAACGCTCAGGGGAAAGGTCCTTCCCATTGGTGGATTGAAAGAAAAGCTCATGGCCGCTTACAGGGCTGGTATAAAAACTGTAATATTGCCAAAGGCAAACAAAAAAGACCTCGAGAAAGTCCCTGATGAAATAAAGGGAGCATTGAAATTCGTATTTGTAAACGAAGTTGATGAAGTGCTCAAGGAGGCTCTGATTTAG